The following are encoded together in the Oreochromis niloticus isolate F11D_XX linkage group LG12, O_niloticus_UMD_NMBU, whole genome shotgun sequence genome:
- the LOC100694410 gene encoding transcriptional activator protein Pur-beta: MADGDSGSERGGSSGGGGGGGGGFQHYQREPETQELASKRLDIQNKRFYLDVKQNAKGRFIKIAEVGAGGSKSRLTLSMSVAAEFRDYLGDFIEHYAQLGPSTPEQIAQSSGGDDTGPRRALKSEFLVRENRKYYLDLKENQRGRFLRIRQTVNRGPGFGVGVGGIPGAGLQAGQTIALPAQGLIEFRDALAKLIDDYGGDEEELAGGGGAGGYSELPEGTSIMVDSKRFFFDVGSNKYGVFLRVSEVKPSYRNSITIPFKAWSKFGGAFSRYAEEMKEIQERHRDKMYERRAGEESEGDDVDDD, from the coding sequence AGACCCAGGAACTGGCGTCGAAGCGGCTGGACATTCAGAATAAACGTTTCTACCTTGATGTAAAGCAGAACGCCAAAGGCCGGTTCATCAAAATCGCCGAGGTCGGAGCTGGGGGCTCCAAAAGTCGGCTGACCCTCTCTATGTCAGTTGCGGCCGAGTTCCGTGACTACCTGGGGGATTTCATAGAGCACTACGCCCAACTTGGGCCTAGTACCCCGGAGCAGATTGCTCAGTCCTCCGGTGGGGATGACACCGGGCCTAGACGGGCCTTGAAGAGCGAGTTCCTGGTGCGTGAGAACCGAAAATACTACCTCGATCTAAAGGAGAACCAGCGGGGACGGTTTCTCCGGATCCGACAGACCGTCAATAGAGGCCCCGGTTTCGGAGTCGGAGTGGGTGGCATCCCCGGTGCTGGCCTGCAGGCCGGACAAACCATCGCACTCCCGGCCCAAGGCTTAATAGAGTTCCGCGACGCCTTGGCCAAGTTGATAGACGACTACGGGGGAGATGAGGAAGAGCTTGCCGGTGGCGGAGGGGCCGGGGGCTACAGCGAGCTTCCGGAGGGCACCTCAATCATGGTGGACTCCAAGCGGTTCTTCTTTGACGTTGGATCCAACAAGTATGGAGTTTTCTTGCGGGTGAGCGAAGTAAAGCCCAGTTACAGAAACTCTATAACAATCCCCTTCAAGGCGTGGAGCAAGTTCGGGGGAGCGTTCAGCCGCTACGCCGAGGAAATGAAAGAGATCCAGGAGAGGCACCGGGATAAGATGTACGAGAGGAGAGCCGGAGAGGAGTCGGAGGGAGACGATGTGGACGACGATTGA